The following are encoded in a window of Acetobacteroides hydrogenigenes genomic DNA:
- a CDS encoding class I SAM-dependent DNA methyltransferase: protein MSNLKGVIDSIRKIMWQDTGLNGDAQRIEQLGWMLFLKIFSDKDKELELLDESYTSPIPAELHWDAWAGNDEGITGDELQEFVDRTLFPTLRNLQVVPSEKVEYKRALIVREVFEGNNNYMKSGINIRKVLNKLNEIDFNIAKDRHAFGELYETILKELQSAGKSGEFYTPRAITEFICKMVDPQLGEKVLDPSCGTGGYLTAAIEHLKKKANSVEERQSLAKNIVGWEYKPLPYLLATTNLILHDIEVPNITYRDSLDQPLSSYTEKSRVNVILANPPFGGIVANNNEANFPQTYRTKESADLFLILMIHLLKKDGRAGIVLPDGSLTGDGIKQRVRQKLLEECNLHTIVRLPNSVFQPYATVATNLLFFTKGEPTKEIWYYEHRLPEGQKSYSKTKPIRVKEFDPIKAWWSNREESEVSWKVDIQTIVDRGYDLDIKNPNKQEETIEHSSAELMQLLEASFAKSTNLLNMLKEAVK from the coding sequence ATGTCGAATTTAAAGGGAGTAATAGACAGCATCCGCAAGATAATGTGGCAGGATACTGGATTGAATGGTGATGCGCAACGCATTGAACAGCTGGGGTGGATGCTATTCCTAAAGATATTTTCGGATAAGGATAAGGAGCTGGAGCTGCTCGACGAGAGCTATACCAGCCCCATACCCGCTGAACTACACTGGGATGCCTGGGCAGGCAACGATGAAGGGATAACCGGCGACGAGCTGCAGGAATTTGTGGATAGAACGCTATTTCCAACTCTACGTAATCTGCAGGTTGTACCATCGGAAAAGGTGGAGTACAAGCGTGCGCTTATTGTACGCGAGGTATTCGAGGGTAACAACAACTACATGAAGAGCGGCATCAACATCCGCAAGGTGCTGAATAAGCTCAACGAAATAGACTTCAACATAGCTAAGGACCGCCACGCCTTTGGCGAGCTCTACGAGACCATACTTAAGGAGCTGCAAAGCGCAGGTAAGAGCGGTGAGTTCTACACGCCACGTGCCATTACCGAATTTATCTGCAAAATGGTAGACCCTCAGCTGGGCGAAAAGGTGCTAGACCCGAGCTGTGGAACAGGGGGGTATCTTACTGCTGCCATCGAGCATCTTAAGAAGAAGGCTAACAGCGTAGAGGAGAGGCAGAGCCTAGCAAAAAACATTGTAGGGTGGGAGTATAAGCCGCTACCCTACCTGCTGGCAACCACCAACCTGATACTGCACGATATAGAGGTGCCCAACATCACCTACCGCGACTCGCTCGACCAGCCGCTAAGCAGCTACACCGAAAAGAGTAGGGTAAACGTAATACTGGCCAACCCACCGTTTGGCGGCATTGTGGCCAACAACAACGAGGCTAACTTTCCGCAAACCTACCGAACCAAGGAGAGCGCCGACCTCTTTTTGATACTGATGATACACCTGCTAAAGAAGGACGGACGTGCCGGTATTGTGCTACCCGACGGCTCGCTAACGGGCGATGGCATTAAGCAGCGCGTACGCCAAAAGCTGCTGGAGGAGTGCAATCTACATACCATTGTAAGGCTACCCAACTCGGTGTTCCAGCCCTACGCCACCGTGGCCACCAACCTGCTGTTCTTTACCAAGGGCGAGCCCACCAAGGAGATTTGGTACTACGAGCACCGCCTACCCGAAGGACAAAAGTCGTACAGCAAAACCAAGCCTATACGTGTAAAGGAGTTCGACCCCATTAAGGCATGGTGGAGTAACAGAGAGGAGTCGGAGGTGTCGTGGAAGGTGGACATACAAACCATCGTAGATCGTGGCTACGACCTCGACATAAAGAACCCCAACAAGCAGGAGGAGACCATAGAGCATAGCAGCGCAGAACTAATGCAGCTGCTGGAGGCCTCGTTTGCCAAAAGCACCAACCTCTTGAATATGTTGAAGGAGGCGGTGAAATGA
- a CDS encoding McrC family protein encodes MEPIRVFEYETLSTTDASKERRLDTKVLDALYKLNDDSGGKYFTPTRNGVKFGSYVGVLQVGGTTIEILPKIDRKTDNDYDCWQKVLLKMLAVCNHIKVESVSDASLKRRYNSLLDLYFNNYLDEVAKLLHQGLVKRYRKEASNVSALKGRICFGRHIQQNLIHKERFYTEHQVYDQEHLLNQILLCGIRVLSRVSCNPFIKDKINRLLLDFPEIVEKVINEKHFEQVRLNRKTKPYEEALKIAKMIILNYSPDIKNGSEGMIALLFDMNKLWEEYVYRMLKREEKDGVEILPQQQQKFWNSKAIRPDIVIKKDGKVFIVDTKWKIVDPGNPSDADLKQMYAYNMYWDAPMSMLLYPSIKDEIEMSGAFHKGRDGVNRCKMGFVNILNEDKTLNLSIGDVILRKCELSN; translated from the coding sequence ATGGAGCCTATTAGGGTATTTGAGTATGAAACCTTAAGCACGACCGATGCTTCGAAGGAGAGGCGGTTAGACACCAAGGTGCTGGATGCGCTATATAAGCTAAACGATGATAGTGGGGGGAAGTATTTTACCCCCACCCGTAATGGGGTAAAGTTTGGAAGCTATGTAGGCGTATTGCAGGTTGGCGGTACTACCATAGAGATACTGCCTAAGATAGATAGGAAAACAGATAACGACTACGATTGCTGGCAGAAGGTGCTGCTTAAGATGTTGGCCGTATGCAACCATATAAAGGTGGAGTCGGTGTCGGATGCTAGCCTTAAACGGAGGTATAACTCGTTACTTGACCTCTACTTTAATAACTACCTCGATGAGGTGGCTAAGCTGCTGCATCAAGGCTTGGTGAAGAGGTATCGGAAGGAGGCATCGAACGTAAGCGCGCTAAAGGGGCGTATATGCTTTGGTAGGCATATACAGCAGAACCTAATACATAAGGAGCGATTCTATACTGAGCATCAGGTGTACGATCAGGAACACCTACTTAACCAAATTCTACTCTGTGGCATTAGGGTGCTATCGAGGGTTTCGTGCAATCCGTTTATAAAGGATAAGATAAATCGTCTGCTGCTCGATTTCCCTGAAATAGTAGAAAAAGTAATTAACGAAAAGCATTTTGAGCAGGTAAGGCTTAACCGCAAGACTAAGCCCTACGAGGAGGCCCTGAAAATTGCTAAGATGATTATACTAAACTACTCGCCCGATATAAAGAACGGTAGCGAAGGTATGATTGCCCTGCTTTTTGATATGAATAAGCTCTGGGAGGAGTACGTGTACCGAATGCTTAAAAGGGAGGAGAAGGATGGTGTTGAGATACTCCCTCAACAGCAGCAAAAGTTCTGGAATAGTAAGGCTATCCGACCAGATATAGTTATAAAGAAGGACGGGAAGGTATTTATAGTTGATACCAAGTGGAAAATAGTAGATCCAGGTAATCCTTCGGATGCCGATTTAAAGCAGATGTACGCCTACAATATGTATTGGGATGCCCCCATGAGTATGTTGCTTTATCCTTCGATTAAAGACGAAATAGAGATGTCGGGTGCTTTTCATAAAGGTAGAGATGGAGTAAATAGGTGTAAGATGGGATTTGTAAATATTTTAAATGAAGATAAAACTCTAAACTTAAGCATTGGGGACGTGATATTGAGAAAGTGTGAATTGAGTAATTAA
- a CDS encoding helix-hairpin-helix domain-containing protein, with amino-acid sequence MDEKHSAKTLTVIPGVGKSIANDLWGIGIRNVSDLVGKDPEVLYELSNRLAGTVQDRCLLYVFRCAVYYAETPKDKQDGELLKWWNWKDRR; translated from the coding sequence ATGGACGAAAAGCATTCAGCAAAGACGCTTACCGTAATCCCGGGGGTAGGCAAGTCGATTGCCAACGATTTGTGGGGTATTGGAATTCGCAATGTTTCAGATTTGGTGGGTAAAGACCCCGAGGTGCTCTATGAGCTATCGAATAGGCTTGCTGGTACAGTACAGGATCGGTGCCTGCTGTACGTTTTCCGCTGTGCGGTGTACTATGCCGAAACGCCAAAGGATAAGCAGGATGGTGAACTGCTTAAGTGGTGGAATTGGAAGGATAGGAGATAG
- a CDS encoding permease, giving the protein MDQVLRIAEFILSSFLHIWPYLLITIPISVAVNVSGASRFITKAFSKNPLVAIFLATIVGAFSPFCSCGVIPVITSLLIGGVPLAPVMSFWIASPSMDPEIFFLSTSVLGWQLAIWRLASTFAISLLAGYITYYATRKGYIGEEVLRVDRNTRIPNLLDAFIHKIKQYLIGSRRVEVVLQPADSKNIAPVIKCCSTSAPSTAPASPKTECGCSKKTTTQTLSLWEKILSETKKSVWMVVKFMSLAFLINALITFYIPQDALSKLLVGHGTSSVIIATLVGIPAYTSSITAMPLVGGLLALGMSKGAALAFLIAGPTTTLPAMVAVWGIAKRRVFILYLSFVLLGAMLFGLLYNVV; this is encoded by the coding sequence ATGGATCAAGTTCTTAGAATTGCAGAGTTCATTCTTAGCTCATTCCTTCACATCTGGCCCTATCTGCTCATCACCATTCCTATCTCGGTAGCGGTAAACGTATCGGGAGCATCACGATTCATTACCAAAGCATTTAGCAAAAATCCGCTGGTTGCTATCTTTTTGGCAACTATTGTTGGAGCATTTAGCCCCTTCTGCTCGTGCGGAGTTATCCCGGTGATCACCTCACTGCTCATTGGGGGAGTTCCGCTTGCTCCGGTTATGTCGTTTTGGATTGCATCACCATCAATGGATCCCGAAATATTCTTCCTGAGTACATCGGTTTTAGGATGGCAGCTGGCTATTTGGCGATTGGCATCAACGTTTGCAATAAGTTTGTTGGCGGGATACATCACCTACTACGCCACTCGCAAAGGATATATTGGCGAAGAAGTGCTTAGGGTTGATAGAAATACCAGAATCCCCAATCTATTAGATGCTTTTATCCATAAAATTAAGCAATACCTCATCGGTTCGAGAAGAGTTGAAGTCGTCCTTCAACCTGCCGATTCAAAAAACATTGCTCCGGTAATAAAATGCTGCTCTACATCGGCACCATCAACGGCTCCAGCCTCACCAAAAACAGAATGCGGATGCTCGAAGAAAACTACCACCCAAACGCTATCGCTCTGGGAAAAGATTCTCTCCGAAACAAAGAAGTCGGTTTGGATGGTTGTTAAGTTTATGTCGTTAGCCTTCCTTATAAATGCGCTAATAACATTTTACATTCCTCAAGATGCGCTGTCGAAGCTGCTGGTGGGACATGGAACAAGCTCGGTTATTATCGCCACGCTTGTAGGAATCCCTGCCTACACGAGCAGCATTACGGCAATGCCGCTTGTTGGTGGACTGCTAGCTTTAGGCATGAGTAAAGGTGCTGCACTGGCTTTTCTTATTGCAGGTCCAACAACTACGCTACCTGCAATGGTGGCTGTGTGGGGAATTGCCAAACGAAGGGTATTTATCCTCTACCTATCATTCGTGCTATTGGGCGCTATGCTATTTGGATTGCTATACAATGTGGTATAA
- a CDS encoding McrB family protein has product MDFEKVLNAIRDAINRDDRFQVTHNGKNCFWIGDKVNGGLIGSKLCHYEFRRNNNPDTCSIEVHFEEADQYYRFWNLINDLDENRIDGLSLYEVRNKYVHIDEGQLTNKIKKKHILVREKFPLDDNLYNVQELVVKLMDNLYYVDKEIGDRLRQIIDSNFQPNHNVAIPNKIETKQMNHPLNQILFGPPGTGKTYNTINKAISIINPQFNLNQERDEVKKEYDRLVKAGQIVFSTFHQNMSYEDFIEGIKPITQNGKVEYEVQDGIFKQICVTANTPNQGDFNISYDKLQKKLSEVDRLTLSTPTGKQFEISLNSNGNLTLYTGSEKKQQGTLTKQNIQRQINGEDMFVGWEGYFKGVIAALEADFGYVKQKVEVSEERRKKQKVKDKFVLIIDEINRGNVSSIFGELITLIEDDKRIGRDEALEVTLPYSKKKFGVPDNLYIIGTMNTADRSVEALDTALRRRFHFEEMAPKPEMLAPNYMFWSLLWKYKKIEWENPDYVKEEKRLLDFIGASQTIWNTRKSIWKDFKNEGKDVKQIDKFPLDEFGGVNLHLMLTKINQRIEKLIDKDHRIGHSYFINVQSEDDLKEAFRNKVIPLLEEYFFGDIGKIGLVLGDSFVEKVNGGFEFAAFSGYDSQIAQDLKERCVYAIKYPKDSKDSMVWDFKSIYTSNTAAK; this is encoded by the coding sequence ATGGATTTTGAGAAAGTTCTAAACGCTATACGGGATGCTATTAATAGGGATGATCGGTTTCAAGTTACGCATAATGGAAAGAATTGTTTTTGGATTGGAGATAAGGTTAATGGAGGTTTAATTGGTTCAAAGTTGTGTCATTATGAATTTAGACGTAATAATAATCCTGATACATGTTCAATAGAGGTGCATTTTGAAGAGGCAGATCAATACTATAGATTTTGGAATCTTATTAATGATTTAGATGAAAATAGAATAGATGGTTTGTCTTTATATGAGGTACGAAATAAGTATGTGCATATAGATGAAGGTCAATTAACAAATAAAATTAAAAAGAAGCATATTTTAGTTCGTGAAAAATTTCCATTAGATGACAATCTATATAATGTTCAGGAACTTGTTGTAAAATTAATGGACAACCTTTACTATGTTGATAAAGAAATAGGAGATAGATTAAGGCAAATAATAGATTCCAATTTTCAACCTAACCATAATGTAGCTATACCTAATAAAATTGAAACAAAACAAATGAACCATCCATTAAACCAAATACTTTTTGGCCCTCCTGGAACAGGGAAAACCTACAATACCATAAACAAGGCAATTAGTATTATCAACCCTCAGTTTAACTTGAATCAGGAGAGAGATGAGGTAAAGAAAGAGTACGATAGGCTAGTAAAGGCTGGGCAAATTGTTTTCTCCACCTTCCACCAAAATATGAGCTACGAGGATTTTATTGAGGGGATAAAGCCAATTACACAAAATGGTAAGGTTGAGTATGAGGTGCAAGACGGTATATTTAAACAAATATGCGTTACAGCAAATACTCCCAACCAAGGAGATTTTAATATCTCATACGATAAATTGCAAAAGAAACTGAGTGAGGTTGATAGGCTTACCTTAAGTACTCCAACAGGGAAACAGTTTGAAATTTCGCTTAATTCGAACGGTAACTTAACACTGTATACAGGATCAGAAAAAAAGCAGCAGGGTACCCTTACAAAACAAAATATTCAACGACAGATAAATGGTGAGGATATGTTTGTTGGATGGGAAGGTTACTTTAAGGGGGTTATTGCTGCATTGGAAGCGGATTTTGGTTACGTTAAACAGAAGGTCGAAGTATCTGAAGAGCGTAGAAAAAAACAAAAAGTGAAGGACAAATTTGTACTTATCATAGACGAAATTAACAGAGGTAACGTCTCTTCTATCTTTGGCGAGTTAATAACACTTATTGAGGATGATAAGCGTATTGGACGCGACGAGGCGCTTGAGGTTACCCTTCCATATAGCAAGAAGAAATTTGGAGTTCCTGATAACCTATACATAATAGGTACAATGAATACAGCAGACCGTAGCGTTGAGGCGCTGGATACTGCTTTGCGTCGCAGATTTCACTTTGAGGAAATGGCTCCAAAACCAGAGATGCTTGCTCCAAACTATATGTTTTGGTCATTACTTTGGAAATATAAAAAGATTGAATGGGAAAATCCGGATTATGTAAAAGAAGAAAAACGACTGCTTGATTTTATAGGTGCAAGTCAAACCATTTGGAATACAAGAAAGTCGATTTGGAAAGATTTTAAAAATGAAGGTAAAGATGTAAAGCAAATAGATAAATTTCCGTTGGATGAATTTGGCGGGGTTAATCTCCATTTAATGCTTACGAAGATTAACCAACGAATAGAGAAGTTGATAGATAAGGATCATAGAATAGGACATTCCTATTTTATAAATGTTCAGTCCGAAGATGATTTAAAAGAAGCCTTCCGTAATAAGGTAATTCCATTGCTGGAGGAGTACTTTTTTGGCGACATTGGTAAGATTGGGCTGGTGCTAGGCGATTCGTTTGTCGAGAAGGTGAATGGAGGATTTGAGTTTGCTGCATTTAGTGGTTATGATTCTCAGATTGCACAGGATTTGAAGGAGAGATGCGTGTATGCCATAAAGTATCCAAAGGATTCAAAGGATTCAATGGTTTGGGATTTTAAGAGCATATATACATCTAATACGGCAGCTAAGTAA
- the sigZ gene encoding RNA polymerase sigma factor SigZ — translation MDTIYTFRNTEELWTLFNDRLRAFIISKVKDESVANDILQEVFLRIHQNIDKLEDQSKVQSWIFQIARNAVTDYFRKASKSSQSNETFDQEEESKDYSIFDEAVRDMVSMMNRMPPEYCEALCLTELEGLSQKEYAEKIGISYSGAKSRVQRARTILKDMLMDCCHYQFDKYGTVLSIHPKCCCCCHPTKRKRKNTAK, via the coding sequence ATGGACACAATATACACCTTTCGGAATACAGAAGAGCTTTGGACCCTATTTAACGATAGGCTAAGGGCATTTATCATTAGCAAAGTAAAAGATGAGTCTGTAGCCAACGATATCCTGCAGGAGGTATTTCTTCGAATTCACCAAAACATAGATAAGCTCGAGGATCAGAGCAAGGTACAATCATGGATATTCCAGATTGCACGAAATGCTGTTACCGACTATTTCAGAAAGGCATCCAAATCGTCTCAATCTAACGAGACCTTCGACCAGGAAGAGGAGAGTAAAGATTACTCCATTTTCGATGAGGCCGTAAGAGATATGGTTAGCATGATGAACCGAATGCCTCCCGAATACTGCGAAGCGCTATGCCTCACCGAACTCGAAGGCTTGAGCCAGAAGGAATATGCCGAAAAGATTGGCATATCATACTCGGGGGCAAAGTCGCGCGTACAACGGGCACGAACAATCCTAAAGGATATGCTTATGGATTGCTGCCACTACCAGTTCGACAAGTATGGAACGGTTTTAAGCATACACCCCAAATGCTGTTGCTGCTGTCATCCTACTAAACGCAAAAGAAAAAATACGGCAAAGTAG
- a CDS encoding restriction endonuclease subunit S → MSMMQIKKLFHYEKGSLQSSKCIPGEYVFITASSDWKSHKEYTHNCEALIFAAAASGSLGRTHYVNGKFISSDLCFIITPKDSERYPVDLKFYHLLFQAFKDDIVKNTKAGTSKEAIGLSAFGKYEIPYFDIEKQKETKDKFVNVQGSTNLFTSELNQQLDLVKQLRQAFLREAMQGKLVPQDPNDEPASVLLEKIKVEKERLIKEKKIKKDKPLPPITEDEIPYELPEGWIWCRGDFLAKYIDPHPSHRTPSESKDGVPYVAMKDIQSDGTINFSTARKVSLNVLIEHKNRYELVEGDFIFGKIGTIGKPVKLIPPFNYTLSANVILIKTEREVLSADFLFYYLSSPLAEKFLFENKSTTSYPVFGMGKARLMIVPLPPISEQHRIVSKLDQLMQYCDQLEAGIRQSQQHNEQLLQQVLREALEG, encoded by the coding sequence ATGAGTATGATGCAAATAAAGAAATTGTTTCATTATGAGAAGGGAAGTCTGCAAAGTTCAAAATGTATACCCGGCGAATATGTATTCATAACTGCTTCTTCAGATTGGAAATCACATAAAGAATATACTCATAATTGTGAGGCTTTAATATTTGCAGCTGCAGCATCAGGTTCACTTGGACGTACTCATTACGTAAATGGGAAATTCATATCGAGTGATTTATGTTTTATTATTACGCCAAAAGATTCTGAAAGATATCCTGTTGATTTAAAATTTTATCATTTGCTTTTTCAAGCGTTTAAAGATGATATTGTAAAAAATACAAAAGCAGGAACATCTAAAGAAGCAATCGGGTTGTCTGCTTTTGGAAAATATGAAATTCCATATTTTGATATTGAAAAGCAGAAAGAAACGAAAGATAAATTCGTTAATGTTCAGGGATCTACAAATCTATTTACTTCTGAACTTAACCAGCAACTAGACCTAGTAAAGCAGCTACGCCAAGCCTTCTTGCGCGAGGCGATGCAGGGTAAGCTGGTACCCCAAGACCCCAACGACGAGCCTGCAAGCGTGCTACTCGAAAAGATTAAGGTGGAGAAGGAGAGGCTAATTAAGGAGAAGAAGATTAAGAAGGATAAGCCGCTACCGCCAATTACCGAAGATGAGATTCCTTACGAGCTGCCTGAGGGGTGGATTTGGTGTAGAGGGGATTTTCTGGCAAAATATATTGATCCACATCCAAGTCATAGGACACCTTCGGAGAGCAAGGATGGAGTGCCTTATGTTGCAATGAAAGATATACAGAGTGATGGAACAATTAATTTTTCGACCGCAAGAAAAGTTAGTTTAAACGTCTTAATTGAGCATAAGAATCGATATGAACTTGTTGAAGGTGATTTCATTTTTGGTAAAATAGGAACAATAGGGAAGCCTGTAAAACTTATCCCTCCATTCAATTACACTTTATCGGCAAATGTAATTTTGATAAAGACAGAACGAGAGGTTCTAAGCGCTGATTTTTTGTTTTATTACTTGTCAAGTCCATTGGCAGAAAAATTTTTATTTGAGAACAAGAGTACTACTTCTTATCCTGTTTTTGGGATGGGTAAAGCACGGTTAATGATAGTTCCATTACCTCCAATATCCGAACAACACCGCATAGTTTCCAAACTCGACCAGCTTATGCAGTACTGCGACCAGCTGGAAGCGGGCATAAGACAGAGCCAGCAGCACAACGAGCAGCTGCTACAGCAGGTGTTAAGAGAGGCGTTGGAGGGGTAG
- a CDS encoding RluA family pseudouridine synthase, with protein MLNHFTTTTSHIELPKQFLSPFTGEPHPICVLAANEVKTYLEQQAQWHEEIQQGKMFGVLVVKESNGQLGYLAAFSGNLAGKNHHSFFVPPVADLLNPNSFFKQGEQVISSINRQIAQMEQSTEFTNRKSELEQAKQKSIEEIAAAKAALKTSKAAREERRTMHPSEEELAALVRQSQHEKAELKRLEKRWTATINELQVEYDHYALPIEELKAKRKMLSADLQQRLFDEFQLLNIRGEAKGLVEIFENTAQRVPPGGAGECAGPKLLQYAFANSLTPIAMAEFWWGSSPKTEIRHHGHYYPPCKGKCEPILGHMLHGMDVKYPGRKAESPYPPSLEVIYEDDWLLVINKPAGMLSAPGKTGDKSAVELASELLLNGREAFLVHRLDMATSGLLLIAKDKEVYKQLQSQFQQRRVRKRYIAILDGVLHNETGTVELPLRLNPLDRPRQMVCHQYGKPSTTQYQVLERRNGQTRVAFYPLTGRTHQLRVHSAHPHGLSCPIVGDELYGSKSNRLYLHAEYLEFIHPVKQSVIRLEKLAGF; from the coding sequence ATGCTCAACCATTTTACCACCACAACCAGCCATATCGAACTCCCCAAACAATTCCTTTCGCCCTTTACCGGCGAACCGCACCCGATATGCGTATTGGCAGCCAACGAGGTGAAAACGTACCTCGAACAGCAAGCGCAGTGGCACGAAGAAATCCAGCAAGGAAAGATGTTTGGCGTTCTGGTGGTAAAGGAGAGCAACGGACAGCTAGGCTACCTTGCCGCCTTCTCCGGGAATCTGGCAGGGAAGAACCACCATTCCTTCTTTGTTCCCCCGGTTGCCGATCTGCTAAACCCCAACAGCTTCTTTAAGCAGGGCGAGCAGGTTATCTCCTCCATAAATCGGCAAATAGCCCAGATGGAGCAGAGCACCGAGTTTACCAACCGAAAGAGCGAACTAGAACAGGCGAAGCAAAAGTCTATCGAAGAGATTGCCGCCGCAAAAGCCGCGCTAAAAACCTCGAAGGCTGCGCGAGAAGAGCGCCGCACCATGCACCCATCCGAAGAGGAGCTGGCAGCCCTAGTTCGCCAAAGCCAGCACGAGAAGGCCGAGCTAAAGAGACTAGAGAAAAGATGGACAGCCACTATCAACGAGCTGCAAGTCGAGTACGACCACTACGCCCTACCCATAGAGGAACTAAAAGCAAAGCGAAAGATGCTCTCTGCCGATCTTCAGCAAAGGCTCTTCGACGAGTTTCAGCTGCTCAACATACGCGGCGAGGCAAAGGGACTGGTAGAGATCTTCGAGAACACCGCCCAGCGCGTTCCACCAGGAGGTGCCGGAGAGTGCGCCGGACCTAAGCTACTCCAGTACGCATTTGCGAACAGCCTTACCCCCATTGCCATGGCAGAGTTCTGGTGGGGTAGCTCGCCCAAAACGGAGATCCGCCACCACGGGCACTACTATCCTCCCTGTAAGGGTAAGTGCGAGCCCATCTTAGGACACATGCTGCATGGGATGGACGTAAAATATCCCGGGAGAAAAGCCGAAAGCCCCTATCCCCCATCCCTCGAAGTTATCTACGAGGACGACTGGCTGCTGGTAATCAACAAGCCCGCGGGGATGCTCTCTGCCCCAGGAAAGACTGGCGATAAATCGGCAGTGGAGCTGGCAAGCGAGCTGCTGCTAAATGGTCGCGAAGCCTTTTTGGTACATCGCCTCGACATGGCCACCTCCGGCTTGCTGCTTATTGCAAAAGACAAGGAGGTGTACAAGCAGCTTCAGTCGCAGTTCCAGCAGCGCAGGGTACGGAAACGCTACATAGCCATCCTCGATGGCGTGCTGCACAACGAAACAGGCACCGTCGAACTCCCCTTACGTCTCAATCCGCTCGACAGACCTCGACAAATGGTTTGCCACCAGTACGGCAAGCCCTCAACAACCCAATATCAGGTGCTAGAGCGCCGCAACGGACAAACGCGCGTAGCCTTTTACCCGCTAACGGGCCGCACCCACCAGCTAAGGGTACACTCCGCCCATCCCCATGGGTTAAGCTGCCCAATTGTTGGCGACGAGCTCTACGGCTCCAAGTCGAACCGCCTTTATCTCCATGCCGAATATCTGGAGTTTATCCATCCTGTAAAACAAAGTGTTATTAGGTTGGAAAAGTTGGCGGGGTTTTAG
- a CDS encoding ImmA/IrrE family metallo-endopeptidase codes for MGKKKTNRSYRQTANESLDNLLRRCEHLKNNASFIEMLDFIAKFRVYKPFNNMLVFTQKPTCEFYATQKHWEKVFNRQIKPDSRPMVILAPMHPVLFVYDAEDTEGGEMPKWDRFFVRVSGTFKEEWYRKLVKECEKIRIDVKNDYLGLGESGYITPKEKLKYDIVVNRKDNQVVQFSTLIHELGHLFLGHLEERENEKYPLRFNLDKRLKELEAESVAYLFLKRLGLDVNSEDYLAIYNVEPKHLQEISVDLIVKAVGRIEGMIEPFRMLSIEFEEENVPIGSYQMSLF; via the coding sequence ATGGGAAAGAAAAAAACGAACAGAAGCTATCGTCAAACCGCAAATGAGAGTTTGGATAATTTACTAAGGCGGTGTGAGCATTTAAAGAACAATGCTTCGTTCATAGAAATGCTGGATTTTATTGCAAAATTTAGGGTGTATAAGCCTTTTAATAATATGCTCGTATTCACTCAGAAGCCTACTTGTGAATTTTATGCCACTCAAAAACATTGGGAAAAAGTATTCAATCGACAAATTAAACCAGATTCAAGACCAATGGTCATTTTGGCTCCAATGCATCCGGTGCTCTTTGTTTATGATGCTGAAGACACTGAAGGAGGCGAAATGCCTAAATGGGATAGATTTTTCGTAAGAGTTTCTGGTACCTTTAAAGAAGAATGGTATAGAAAACTTGTAAAGGAGTGCGAGAAGATAAGAATAGATGTAAAAAACGATTATCTAGGATTGGGAGAGTCTGGATACATTACACCAAAAGAAAAACTAAAGTATGATATTGTTGTCAATCGTAAAGATAATCAAGTAGTACAGTTCTCGACATTAATACACGAATTAGGTCACTTATTTCTAGGGCATTTAGAGGAGAGAGAAAACGAAAAATACCCTTTACGATTCAACCTTGATAAGCGGTTAAAAGAGTTAGAAGCAGAATCAGTAGCTTACCTTTTTTTAAAAAGATTAGGATTGGATGTAAATTCGGAGGATTACTTAGCCATATATAATGTAGAACCAAAGCATCTACAAGAAATTAGTGTAGACTTAATTGTAAAAGCAGTTGGTAGAATTGAGGGTATGATAGAACCTTTTAGAATGCTGAGCATAGAATTTGAAGAGGAAAATGTACCCATTGGTAGCTATCAAATGTCTTTGTTTTAG